From Miscanthus floridulus cultivar M001 chromosome 15, ASM1932011v1, whole genome shotgun sequence, the proteins below share one genomic window:
- the LOC136508045 gene encoding probable diaminopimelate decarboxylase, chloroplastic, whose product MAAANLLSRSLLPTPNPTQSSHPNRRSPAVVSFPRRHGRLSSVRASVSTASPSPPPQPAAAAAAGVPKHCFRRGADGYLYCEGVRVEDAMAAAERSPFYLYSKPQILRNFAAYRDALQGLRSIVGYAVKANNNLPVLRVLRELGCGAVLVSGNELRLALQAGFDPTRCIFNGNGKTFEDLKLAAESGVFVNVDSEFDLENIVRAARATGKKVPVLLRINPDVDPQVHPYVATGNKTSKFGIRNEKLQWFLDSIKSYPDEIKLVGVHCHLGSTITKVDIFRDAAVLMVNYVDEIRAQGFKLEYLNIGGGLGIDYHHTDAVLPTPMDLINTVRELVLSTDLTLIIEPGRSLIANTCCFVNRVTGVKSNGTKNFIVVDGSMAELIRPSLYGAYQHIELVSPPTPGAEVATFDVVGPVCESADFLGKDRELPTPDEGAGLVVHDAGAYCMSMASTYNLKLRPPEYWVEEDDSIVKIRHEEKLDDYMKFFDGLPA is encoded by the exons ATGGCGGCGGCTAACCTGCTCTCGCGCTCCCTTCTCCCGACCCCAAACCCTACCCAATCGAGCCACCCGAACCGCCGGAGCCCCGCCGTCGTCTCATTCcctcgccgccatggccgcctgtCCTCCGTGCGCGCTTCCGTCTCCACGGCCTCCCCGTCCCCACCGCCAcagcccgcggcggcggcggctgccggcGTGCCGAAGCACTGCTTCCGGCGTGGCGCCGACGGCTACCTGTACTGCGAGGGAGTGCGGGTGGAGGACGCGATGGCGGCTGCCGAGCGCAGCCCCTTCTATCTCTACAGCAAGCCTCAGATCCTCCGCAACTTCGCCGCCTACCGCGACGCTCTCCAGGGGCTCCGCTCCATCGTCGGGTATGCCGTGAAGGCCAACAACAACCTCCCTGTGCTACGCGTCCTGCGTGAGCTTGGCTGCGGCGCCGTCCTCGTTAGCGGCAACGAGCTCCGACTCGCTCTCCAGGCGGGATTTGACCCCACCAG GTGTATATTTAACGGAAATGGGAAGACATTCGAAGATCTTAAATTAGCTGCTGAGAGCGGAGTATTTGTAAACGTGGATAGTGAATTTGATTTGGAAAATATTGTCAGAGCTGCAAGGGCTACCGGAAAGAAAGTGCCTGTTTTGCTTAGAATAAATCCAGATGTGGATCCGCAG GTACATCCGTATGTTGCCACGGGAAATAAAACGTCCAAATTCGGGATCCGCAATGAGAAATTGCAATGGTTTTTGGACTCTATCAAGTCATACCCAGATGAAATCAAACTCGTCGGTGTTCATTGCCATCTGGGATCTACTATTACAAAG GTTGATATATTCAGAGATGCTGCAGTTCTTATGGTGAATTATGTTGATGAAATTCGAGCACAAGGTTTTAAGTTGGAGTACCTGAATATTGGAGGTGGTTTGGGAATAGATTACCATCATACCGATGCAGTCTTACCTACACCTATGGATCTCATCAACACT GTGCGAGAATTAGTTCTCTCTACAGATCTTACTCTTATTATTGAACCTGGAAGATCTTTGATCGCTAATACTTGCTGCTTCGTTAATAGAGTAACTGGTGTTAAATCTAATGGTACAAAGAATTTCATTGTTGTTGATGGCAGCATGGCAGAACTCATCAGACCTAGTCTGTATGGAGCATACCAG CATATCGAACTGGTCTCTCCCCCCACTCCTGGTGCCGAAGTAGCGACCTTTGATGTTGTAGGACCAGTTTGTGAGTCCGCAGATTTCCTTGGAAAAGATAGGGAACTTCCAACCCCTGATGAG GGAGCTGGACTGGTTGTTCATGACGCAGGTGCCTACTGTATGAGCATGGCTTCCACCTACAACCTCAAGTTGAGGCCGCCGGAGTACTGG GTGGAAGAGGATGATTCGATCGTTAAGATCAGGCATGAGGAGAAGCTTGATGACTACATGAAGTTCTTTGATGGTCTTCCTGCTTAG